The Listeria sp. PSOL-1 genome includes a region encoding these proteins:
- the rplS gene encoding 50S ribosomal protein L19 produces MNKLIEEITKDQLKSDIPSFRPGDTVRVHAKVVEGTRERIQIFEGVVIKRRGAGISETFTVRKISYGVGVERTFPVHTPRIAKLEVIRRGKVRRAKLYYLRNLRGKAARIKEIR; encoded by the coding sequence ATGAACAAGTTAATTGAAGAAATTACCAAAGATCAATTAAAATCTGATATCCCTAGTTTCCGACCAGGTGATACAGTACGTGTACATGCGAAAGTAGTCGAAGGTACTCGTGAACGTATCCAAATCTTTGAAGGCGTTGTTATTAAACGTCGTGGAGCAGGAATCAGTGAAACTTTCACTGTTCGTAAAATTTCTTATGGCGTTGGTGTGGAACGTACTTTCCCAGTACACACTCCACGTATCGCGAAGTTAGAAGTTATCCGTCGCGGTAAAGTTCGTCGTGCGAAACTTTACTACTTGCGTAATCTTCGTGGTAAAGCAGCTCGTATTAAAGAAATTCGCTAA
- the trmD gene encoding tRNA (guanosine(37)-N1)-methyltransferase TrmD, with amino-acid sequence MEINILSLFPEMFHGVINQSIIKKAIEKELVEVNVTNFRDFAEGKHQVVDDYPYGGGAGMLLKAQPVFDAVYAVRKNEKKPRIILMDPAGQPFNQKMAEEFSQEEQLIFICGHYEGYDERIREELVTDEVSLGDYILTGGEIGAMAMMDSVIRLLPGALGNKTSAVTDSFSTGLLEHPHYTRPSNFRGLKVPDTLLSGNHGLIEKWRHKESLRRTFLRRPDLLANYSLSKEEEKWLAEIEQEQS; translated from the coding sequence ATGGAAATCAATATCCTTTCTCTTTTCCCTGAAATGTTTCACGGAGTTATTAATCAATCGATCATAAAAAAAGCGATTGAAAAAGAACTAGTGGAAGTTAACGTGACGAATTTTCGTGATTTTGCAGAAGGTAAGCACCAAGTCGTTGATGACTATCCTTATGGCGGTGGAGCAGGCATGCTGCTTAAGGCTCAACCTGTTTTTGATGCTGTTTACGCAGTGCGAAAAAATGAAAAGAAACCGCGGATTATCTTAATGGATCCAGCGGGTCAGCCATTTAACCAAAAGATGGCCGAGGAATTTTCACAAGAAGAGCAATTGATTTTTATTTGTGGACACTATGAAGGCTATGATGAGCGCATTCGTGAAGAGCTTGTTACAGATGAAGTTTCACTTGGAGATTATATTTTAACTGGCGGTGAAATTGGCGCAATGGCGATGATGGACAGTGTGATTAGGCTTCTTCCAGGTGCTCTCGGGAACAAAACCTCTGCTGTCACTGATTCATTCTCAACAGGTCTACTTGAACACCCTCATTATACAAGACCAAGTAATTTTCGTGGCTTAAAAGTACCGGATACCTTACTAAGTGGAAATCATGGATTAATTGAAAAATGGCGTCATAAAGAATCATTAAGACGGACTTTTTTACGTCGTCCTGATCTATTAGCAAATTATTCACTTAGTAAAGAGGAAGAAAAGTGGCTTGCTGAAATCGAACAAGAACAAAGCTAA
- the rimM gene encoding ribosome maturation factor RimM (Essential for efficient processing of 16S rRNA) produces the protein MEKIYNVGKIVNTHGLMGEVRVISRTDFKEERYKPGNKLLLYAKNKKEPEELIVKSHRVHKNFDLLTFEGYNNINQVERMKEGILKVSADQLLELEENAFYFHEIIGSKVKLVSGEELGEVTEILTPGANDVWVIKQKNGKDVLIPYIEDVVKSIDTKQKEIIIEAIPGLLD, from the coding sequence ATGGAAAAAATATATAATGTCGGAAAGATTGTCAACACACATGGGTTGATGGGAGAAGTTCGTGTGATTTCGCGTACTGATTTTAAAGAAGAAAGGTATAAGCCTGGAAACAAGCTATTACTTTATGCTAAAAATAAAAAAGAACCCGAAGAATTAATCGTTAAATCTCATCGCGTACACAAAAACTTTGATTTATTAACCTTTGAAGGATACAACAATATTAATCAAGTGGAACGTATGAAAGAGGGAATTTTAAAAGTAAGCGCTGACCAACTTTTAGAACTAGAAGAAAATGCTTTTTATTTCCATGAAATTATCGGCTCAAAAGTCAAGTTAGTTAGTGGCGAAGAACTTGGCGAAGTTACTGAGATTTTAACACCAGGCGCCAATGACGTCTGGGTGATCAAACAAAAAAATGGTAAAGACGTTCTCATTCCTTATATTGAAGACGTTGTAAAATCAATTGATACAAAGCAAAAAGAAATTATTATTGAAGCCATTCCAGGATTGTTAGACTAA
- a CDS encoding YlqD family protein: MKIIQKITVKQVLTKQSKAKLLTYYNEQKRMLQQESDQLHFERKKVERKNKYNLENITEYFERELNLRHEKMKLVDFQMDQLEVLPLGSEVREREIEALIEVNVGDVWNDTLFDKTIVVTDEVVTEIR, encoded by the coding sequence ATGAAAATTATTCAAAAAATAACAGTTAAACAAGTTTTAACAAAGCAAAGTAAAGCAAAGCTCCTTACTTACTACAACGAACAAAAGCGTATGCTGCAACAAGAAAGCGATCAACTCCATTTTGAACGAAAAAAAGTAGAACGAAAAAACAAGTACAACCTAGAAAATATCACTGAATACTTTGAACGTGAATTAAATTTACGCCATGAAAAAATGAAGCTAGTCGATTTTCAAATGGATCAACTTGAAGTATTACCGCTTGGAAGTGAGGTTCGTGAACGTGAAATCGAAGCGCTCATTGAAGTAAATGTAGGAGATGTATGGAACGATACGCTTTTTGATAAAACCATTGTTGTAACTGATGAAGTTGTAACAGAAATACGCTAG
- a CDS encoding YdcF family protein, whose amino-acid sequence MKKLSFVIVIALFAIIYCCFIIWKMYQGRKAKPDANVKNVLVLGAKVNGKKARPSKILAERLDGAINYYHEHRDITIIVSGGKGPNESKAEAKVMGNYLETRGIPRKQIQIEAKSKRTKENIINAKERFNLKSVVIVTSDYHMYRALMLAKQKGLKASGFPIKTKTSRRLKDYCREFLAITYAWLMDRK is encoded by the coding sequence ATGAAAAAATTGTCATTCGTTATTGTCATTGCTTTGTTTGCCATTATTTATTGTTGTTTTATTATTTGGAAGATGTATCAAGGAAGAAAAGCAAAACCAGACGCTAACGTGAAAAATGTACTTGTTTTAGGTGCAAAAGTAAATGGAAAAAAAGCGAGGCCAAGTAAAATTTTAGCTGAACGTCTTGATGGAGCGATTAACTATTACCATGAACATCGAGACATAACGATTATCGTAAGCGGTGGCAAAGGCCCTAATGAAAGTAAAGCTGAAGCAAAAGTAATGGGAAATTACCTAGAAACAAGAGGGATCCCGCGGAAACAAATCCAAATCGAAGCGAAGTCCAAAAGAACAAAAGAAAACATTATCAATGCTAAAGAACGTTTTAATTTAAAAAGTGTTGTGATCGTTACGAGTGATTATCACATGTACCGGGCTTTAATGCTCGCCAAACAAAAGGGCTTAAAAGCAAGCGGATTCCCCATTAAAACGAAAACATCTAGGCGCTTAAAAGATTATTGCCGAGAGTTTTTAGCCATTACCTACGCTTGGCTAATGGACAGGAAATAA
- a CDS encoding gamma-glutamyl-gamma-aminobutyrate hydrolase family protein: protein MKPIIGITGNQLVKGINAFYGHRVAYTQQRYIDVIQKVGGLPIILPIGDTSAATAAVDLLDGLLMTGGQDISPYFYDEEPLPEMGVYYPPRDAFELSLVDAALKRNKPILAICRGMQLVNVAFGGSLYQDGSKVAAPLVQHQQHADEQLGSHKITIKKDSLLETIHHPGKFVNSLHHQFINRLGKNLQVVARTADQMIEAIEFKHRKNFFLGVQWHPELMYKMDPESEALFQLFIDHAKKNKLK from the coding sequence ATGAAGCCTATTATCGGAATTACTGGAAATCAACTTGTCAAAGGAATAAATGCTTTTTATGGACATCGTGTCGCTTATACACAACAGCGTTATATTGATGTGATCCAAAAAGTAGGCGGTTTACCAATTATCCTTCCAATTGGTGATACGTCTGCGGCAACCGCAGCGGTAGATCTGTTGGATGGATTGTTAATGACAGGTGGACAAGATATTTCACCATACTTTTATGATGAAGAGCCTCTTCCAGAAATGGGCGTTTATTATCCACCACGTGATGCATTCGAGCTAAGTTTAGTTGACGCAGCTTTAAAGCGAAACAAACCTATTTTAGCTATTTGCCGCGGCATGCAACTGGTAAATGTAGCCTTTGGAGGTTCTCTTTATCAAGACGGTTCAAAAGTAGCTGCACCGCTCGTTCAACACCAACAACACGCTGATGAGCAGCTTGGTTCACATAAAATAACCATTAAAAAAGACAGCTTACTTGAAACAATTCATCATCCTGGAAAATTTGTTAACAGTCTGCATCATCAATTTATAAATCGCTTAGGAAAAAACTTACAAGTCGTTGCAAGAACAGCTGATCAAATGATTGAAGCGATTGAATTTAAGCATCGTAAAAATTTCTTTCTGGGTGTCCAGTGGCATCCAGAACTTATGTATAAGATGGATCCTGAAAGTGAAGCCCTTTTTCAGTTATTCATTGATCATGCCAAAAAAAATAAGTTAAAATAA
- a CDS encoding KH domain-containing protein, whose protein sequence is MEDLILAIVKPLVDHPEDVFLRIDETDSNLVYKLSVNKNDMGRIIGKQGRIAKAIRTLVYAAAIKNDKKVRLEIVE, encoded by the coding sequence ATGGAAGATTTGATTCTCGCCATCGTAAAACCACTCGTTGATCACCCGGAAGATGTTTTCCTCAGAATTGATGAAACAGATTCAAATTTAGTTTATAAGTTATCCGTCAATAAAAATGATATGGGACGCATTATTGGTAAGCAAGGGCGTATTGCGAAAGCCATTCGGACATTAGTTTACGCCGCTGCGATCAAAAATGATAAAAAAGTCCGTCTTGAAATTGTTGAATAA
- the rpsP gene encoding 30S ribosomal protein S16 codes for MAVKIRLKRMGSNKKPFYRIVVADSRFPRDGRSIETVGTYNPLLNPAEVKIDEEAVLKWMSNGAKPSDTVRNLLSKEGIMKKFHDQKLGK; via the coding sequence ATGGCAGTTAAAATTCGTTTAAAACGTATGGGTTCTAATAAAAAACCTTTTTATCGTATCGTTGTAGCTGATTCTCGTTTCCCACGTGACGGCCGTTCAATCGAAACTGTAGGAACTTATAATCCACTTCTTAATCCAGCAGAAGTTAAAATTGATGAAGAAGCTGTATTAAAATGGATGAGTAACGGTGCAAAACCTTCTGACACAGTTCGTAATCTGTTATCTAAAGAAGGCATTATGAAAAAATTCCATGATCAAAAGTTAGGAAAATAA